Sequence from the Bacillus sp. es.036 genome:
AATTTATTTTCATTCTCACACACCTCCATTTACCCTTTACAACGATTTATAAACAAATTCTATCCCTTTTTTTTAACTTCACGCTTTTCGTTATTTTCAATTAATTCACCGCAAATATCTACCATTATATAAAGGTTCTTAAGGTCTTACGAACGAGAAGATCTACTGTTTGATCGAACTTCATTTTGGGTACTGAGAATAGACAGAATGATCCAAAACTGGAAGGAGATAAAAAGAAATGACGTTTCGCCATGCCCTTTTTGTAATCGTTATCATTTCGGCTTCTGGATGTTCTAACATAGCTGTTTTGAATCCTAAAGGCTCTGAAGCACAGTCAGAGCTTAACTTACTTTACCTTAGCTTAGCCTTAATGAGCATTGTCTTACTGGTTGTTTTTACTTTATTTACCCGATTTTTAATGAAGTATCGCGAGCGTCCTGGACAAGAAAACGACTTTCCCACTCAAGTTAATGGGAATAAAAAACTCGAAATCACCTGGGTAATTATACCGATAGTAATTTTAATTATCCTGGCATTTCCAACATTTTCCACTACATATCAACTTGATAACAAGGCAGAGATCGTTCGTGAACCTTTAGAAATCAACGTTACAGGCCAGCAATACAAATGGAAATTTTATTATCCAGAACACGACATAACGCTCGAAAATGAAGTGAAGCTACCTGTGGATCGGCCGGTTGTCTTTACGCTTCATTCGAAAGATGTGATTCATTCTTTCTGGATACCACAACTAGGTGGGAAAAAAGATGTTCTTCCCAACCAAGAAAACAAGTTAACACTAACACCGCTTGAAACTGGAGTCTATGACGGAAAGTGCGCTGAGCTTTGTGGAGCAAATCACGCCCTCATGACATTTGATACTACCGTTATCGAACAAGAAGCATTTAATCAGTGGACACGTGTTGCTGATATACAGGAGGATTAAATTATGAATGTGATTTTAGACTACCTCTTATCACTACCTTCAGATATTATTTTTGCAGATCTTTCATTTACTATTATGCTGATTGCCGCTGTTTATTTGTTAACGAAGTATGCAAAATGGAAATGGCTGTGGAGTTGGATTACATCTACAGATCATAAAAAAATTGGGATTATGTATTTATTTGTATCGTTTCTCTTTTTTATTCGTGCTGGAATTGAAGCCTTGCTTATACGAATGCAGCTTGCTTT
This genomic interval carries:
- the coxB gene encoding cytochrome c oxidase subunit II, with the translated sequence MTFRHALFVIVIISASGCSNIAVLNPKGSEAQSELNLLYLSLALMSIVLLVVFTLFTRFLMKYRERPGQENDFPTQVNGNKKLEITWVIIPIVILIILAFPTFSTTYQLDNKAEIVREPLEINVTGQQYKWKFYYPEHDITLENEVKLPVDRPVVFTLHSKDVIHSFWIPQLGGKKDVLPNQENKLTLTPLETGVYDGKCAELCGANHALMTFDTTVIEQEAFNQWTRVADIQED